In the Quercus lobata isolate SW786 chromosome 5, ValleyOak3.0 Primary Assembly, whole genome shotgun sequence genome, one interval contains:
- the LOC115992001 gene encoding heat shock 70 kDa protein 16-like, with protein sequence MSVVGFDIGNENCVIGVAKQRGIDVLLNDESKRETPAVVSFGEKQRFMGSVGAASATMNPRSTISQVKRLIGRTFREPDIENDLRLFPFECLEGQDGGVLIRLEYLGEMRTFSPVQILGMLFSHLKQIAEKDLELNVSDCVIGIPSYFTDLQRRAYLDAATIAGLRPLRLMHDCTATALGYGIYKNDFFVAGPTYVVFVDIGHCDTQVCVASFESGQMKIISHAFDRNLGGRDFDEVLFRYFAAQFKEQYDIDVYANAKASIRLRASCEKLKKVLSANAEAPLTIECLMDEKDVKGFIKRDEFEKLSLNLLERISVPCHTALLDSGLTVEKIHSVELVGSGSRIPAITRILTSLFNREPSRTINASECVARGCALQCAMLSPIYRVREYEVQDAFPFSIGFSTKEGPICTLSNSALLQKHRPFPSVKIFCLHRTDTFSMEAYYADLNELPSGVSPKISSFMIGPFEVSNMEATKVKVRVQLNIHGIVTVVSASLLEDNVDDDSLAKSDDHLTSTKMEAEADHGSSAVPNSAEDSNLKRMKPSSVSSGDGLRKSKFVKRLDIPVSESVFGGIAKADLSEAEKIEHQLVQQDLKMEHAKEMKNALESYVYEMRDKILHTYCGFSTESEREGISYNLQQTEEWLYEDGFDESVDAYTEKLEYLKKLVDPIENRYKEEGARARASKDLLDCITNYRMVVVSHPVSERDVVIDECNKAEQWLQEKLQHQNSLPKTADPILWSNEIKRKSEAFDMTCKHIMRSNASPPSFEDEDASDQRDKPDGIRMQVD encoded by the exons AAGAGGTTGATTGGTAGGACATTTAGGGAGCCGGATATTGAGAATGACCTTAGGTTGTTCCCTTTTGAATGTTTGGAAGGTCAGGATGGTGGTGTTTTAATTCGTTTAGAATATTTGGGTGAGATGCGTACATTCTCTCCGGTTCAGATTCTGGGGATGCTGTTTTCTCATTTGAAGCAAATAGCTGAGAAGGATCTTGAATTGAATGTTTCGGATTGTGTGATTGGGATTCCTTCTTACTTCACGGATTTGCAGAGGCGTGCTTATTTGGATGCGGCAACAATTGCTGGACTGAGGCCGCTGAGATTGATGCATGACTGTACTGCTACAGCACTTGGCTATGGTATTTACAAGAATGATTTCTTTGTTGCAGGCCCAACTTATGTTGTGTTTGTCGACATTGGTCATTGCGACACACAAGTTTGTGTAGCATCGTTTGAGAGTGgacaaatgaaaataatttccCATGCTTTTGACAGGAACCTGGGAGGGAGAGACTTTGATGAGGTTCTGTTCAGATATTTTGCGGCACAGTTCAAGGAGCAGTATGATATTGATGTCTATGCAAATGCCAAAGCGTCTATTAGGTTGAGGGCGTCTTGTGAGAAACTAAAGAAGGTTCTGAGTGCGAATGCAGAGGCGCCACTAACTATAGAGTGCTTGATGGATGAGAAGGATGTTAAAGGTTTTATTAAAAGGGACGAATTTGAGAAATTGTCATTAAACTTGTTGGAGAGAATCAGTGTTCCTTGTCATACGGCTTTGCTTGACTCTGGTTTGACTGTAGAGAAGATCCACTCAGTGGAGCTTGTAGGCTCAGGGTCTCGGATACCAGCTATTACTAGGATTTTAACTTCTCTATTTAACAGAGAACCAAGCCGGACAATCAATGCAAGTGAGTGTGTGGCTCGTGGTTGTGCTCTTCAGTGTGCAATGCTTAGCCCAATATACCGGGTCAGAGAATATGAG GTTCAAGATGCATTTCCTTTCTCCATAGGATTCTCAACAAAAGAAGGTCCAATTTGCACTTTGTCGAATAGTGCTCTTTTGCAGAAACACCGGCCATTTCCAAGTGTTAAGATTTTTTGTTTGCATAGAACTGATACGTTCTCTATGGAAGCTTATTATGCTGATCTAAATGAATTGCCTTCTGGTGTATCACCTAAAATCAGCAGTTTTATG ATTGGCCCATTCGAAGTTTCTAACATGGAAGCAACAAAAGTTAAAGTTAGAGTGCAGCTAAACATTCATGGAATTGTTACTGTAGTATCAGCCTCA CTATTAGAAGATAATGTAGATGATGATTCCCTTGCAAAGAGTGATGATCATTTGACTTCAACAAAGATGGAGGCTGAAGCCGATCATGGGTCTTCTGCTGTCCCAAATAGTGCTGAAGATAGTAATCTTAAACGGATGAAACCTTCATCTGTATCTTCT GGCGATGGACTAAGAAAAAGCAAGTTTGTCAAAAGGCTGGATATTCCTGTTAGTGAGAGTGTCTTTGGTGGAATAGCAAAAGCAGATCTCTCAGAAGCTGAAAAGATAGAACATCAGCTGGTGCAACAAGACTTAAAGATGGAGCAtgcaaaagaaatgaaaaatgcaTTGGAGTCTTATGTCTACGAGATGCGTGATAAG ATATTACATACATACTGTGGCTTTTCCACCGAGTCGGAGAGGGAAGGGATATCCTATAATCTTCAACAGACAGAAGAGTGGCTTTATGAGGATGGATTTGATGAATCTGTAGATGCTTATACTGAAAAGCTGGAGTATCTTAAAAAG CTGGTTGATCCCATTGAAAACCGATATAAAGAGGAAGGGGCACGAGCCCGAGCTAGTAAGGATCTATTAGATTGCATCACAAATTATCGGATGGTTGTAGTATCACATCCTGTCAGTGAGAGAGATGTG GTCATTGATGAATGCAATAAAGCAGAACAATGGTTGCAAGAGAAACTCCAACATCAGAATTCTTTGCCTAAAACTGCTGATCCAATATTATGGTCAAATGAAATCAAGAGAAAGTCAGAGGCCTTTGACAT GACATGCAAACACATAATGAGATCCAATGCTTCTCCCCCCAGTTTTGAGGATGAAGATGCCTCAGACCAAAGAGACAAACCAGATGGCATTCGCATGCAAGTAGATTGA